Genomic window (Granulicella arctica):
TTCCATTGCACAGCTCTCCGGCCTGATTGGCCTGGACCAGATTACGACGGAGCAGAACGGGATCACGCTGACGACGAGCAGCGGTGAGGTCCTGGTGAGCGGCAACCAGTCTTACGCGCTGCAGACGAGTCAGGTTGCGGGCCAGACGCAGGTTGCAGCCGGACCGAGCGCCGTGGATGTAACGGCATCGATCACGGGTGGAAGTCTTGGTGGAGTACTGCAGGCGCGAAGCCAGCTTTCGACTTTTTCAAGCAGCCTTGATGCGCTGGCGTATGCGGTAGGTACGCAGGTGAATACGCAGAATGCAGCGGGACTCGATGGCAGCGGAAACGCTGGCGGCGCGATCTTTACACTGTCAGCAACTTCGGCAGGAGCGGCTGGATCGATCTCGTTGGCGACGTCAAATCCAAATGGCATTGCAGCGGCGGCGGTTGGCCAGGGTGCTACAGGGAACGGAAATGCGGTTGCGCTTGCCGCGTTGGCTACTGGCACTTCAGTGAGTGGACAGACTCCGTCTGCTTCCTTTGCTTCATTTTTGGCGCAGATCGGTACGGCCGTCTCTGCAGCGACTTCGGATAATGCGGTGCAGCAGGCTTCATTGACGCAATTGACCTCGCTGCGCGATTCGGTATCGAGCGTATCGCTTAATCAGGAGGCGTCAAACCTGACGCAATATCAACGATCGTATGAGGCTGCGGCGAAGGTCTTCTCGATCGTGGACGAGCTGCTGGCTGATGCGTTGAACCTTGGTGTTTCTACTGCTGTCAGCTAGAACGTAATCGGGCCAGGTAGTTGATGTGAGCCATTGATGTTGTTCTATGAGGAGTGAGCCTTGCGCGTTGATCCAAATTATCTTACGAAGCTTTCGAGTCAGCTCGATCAGTCCACGAATGTAGAGGCGCAGCTGACTGCCGAGCTTTCGAGCGGCCTGCGCGTCACGTCGCTATCGACTGATCCTGTTGCGGTGGCGCAGAGTACGATCCTGAACTCTGCGATCAGCCAGCAGGACACGTATGTGCAGGTGGCGTCGGGTGAGAGCAGCCGCCTACAGGCGACGGATAGCGCGCTAGGCGAGGTGGTGACGCAGTTGACCTCGGCCGTCACGCTGGCGACTGCAGGCGCGAACAGTATTCAGAATGCCTCGGGTCAGACGGCAACCTTGGCACAATTGACCGGGATTCGCGATTCGATTCTTTCACTCGCGAATACAAGCTACTCGGGGACTTACCTTTTTGCGGGAAGCCAAGGAACTACGAAGCCGTTTTCAATTGACACGAGCACGGTTCCTGCGACGACGACCTATGCTGGCGATGCAGTGGCACAGTCGGTGGTGACGCCGACAGGACAATCGATCCAGGTGAATCTGCCGGGGTCGGCCGTGTTTACCTCGGTCCTGAATACGTTGAACCAGTTGATCGGCGATTTCTCTGGTTCCAATGTAAGTACTGCGGTAGCTGCTGACAGTGCTTCCGTGACGGCGGCGCTGGGTTTGGTGACCGACCAGCGATCGGTGATCGACAACTCGCTGAGCAGGCTGCAGGCGACGAGTACCTATATTCAGACGCAGACCGCTACGGCGACTATCGCACAGAGCAGCCTGGTGTCAGCGAATCCGGCAGATATTGCGACGCAACTCAGTGCGAGTGAGACCCAGAATCAGGCGCTGATGAGCGTGATCAGCTCGCTCGGCAAGACCGACCTGTTCGACTACACCCACTAGGCCCCTGCTTCGCATGATTGTCCGTTTGGCTATACTTGGGCCAGGCGGGTGATTCATGTTTGAGGCACTACGATTTCTGTGGAATGCGACACGCGGCTATCGGCTGCGCCCCTGGCAGAGCCCTTATCTGCGCTGGCGATTCGAGACGTACACGGGTAAAAAGGCGCAAGAGGTTGGCCTGCGCGATTTCTGGCACCTGATGGTGACGGAGCGGCGGCAATTGCTGCGGTTTCTCGGCTGGGTGGGCGAGATGAAGAACTATGCTGTCGCATCCGAACGGTAGAAGCCTGCCAATTCGATGGGACAGGAAGCATGACAAGGTCTGTTCATATTCGAACCGTACTATAGAAGAGTTGTGCCGCAATGCGATCCGGCGGCACACCAAGGAGAATGTGAATGGGTAGTTTTACTACGTTGAAGGCGGCCGACGGCCATGAGTTCCAAGCCTACGTTGCGATGCCGGAGGGTGCGGCGATCGGTGGCCTGGTGGTGGTGCAGGAGATCTTTGGAGTGAATCAGTCGATTCGCGACGTTGCTGATGCGTATGCGAAGGATGGCTTTGTCGCTGTGGCTCCGGCAATCTTCGACCGCTATGAGAGGAATGTTGAGCTTGGCTATGGCGACGGGGATATGCAGAAGGCCTTTGGCTTGTACGCCAAGCTGAACATGGATACGGTGCTGCTGGATGTTGCGGCGGCGTTTGATGAAGCGAAGGCGAAGTCTGGCAAGGATGTTGGGGTCACGGGCTACTGCTATGGCGGGTTGACGAGCTGGATGTCGGCTACCCAAGGCGAGACGGTGAAGATTAAGCCAGCCTGTGCGGTTGGGTTCTATCCCGGCGGCGTTGGAAGCGTGGCAACCCAGGAGCCGAGCTGCCCGGTAATGCTGCACTTCGGCGGAGCGGACTCGCACATCGGATCAGATCAGATTGAGGCAGTGCGAACGGCGCATCCAGAGGTCGAGATCTTCGTCTACGACGGTGCGGAGCACGGCTTCGCGAATCACATGCGCCCGAGCTACAAGCCGGACGCGGCTGCGCTGGCGCGGGATCGGACGCTGGCGTTCTTCAAGACGCATCTCGCCTAGAGTTGGTAGTTTTCGAAGCAGATCCGCTCCCCAGCCCCGGCATTACATTGCCGGGGCTGGGAAGCGGTGTTATCTTGGTAGAGACACTTATACGAGAGTGAACTAGAGATTTTAGGAGTACGAATAGCTGTGTTGGCATCCGCAAAGAAGACAGACATTATCGAGAAGTTCCGCACGCACGACTCTGATACCGGGAGCCCCGAGGTTCAGATCGCCATCCTCACCGAGCGGATTACTGAGTTGACGGAGCACTTTAAGACTCACAAGAAGGACCACGGATCGCGCCGCGGTCTGCTGATGCTCGTCAGCAAGCGCCGCCGCCTTCTTGATTACCTGAAGAAGATTGACAGCGACCGGTACCGCGACGTTATCGGCAAGCTTGGAATCCGTAAGTAGGTCTAGTATTCCCCAAGCCCCCATCCTTATCACGGCAGCCTGCTTGACCCTCCGAATGTGGGTAGCAGTGCTGCCATTGATGATCGAAGGAAACCGCTCCGCAGCCCGAAATGAACGTTCGGAAGCTCCGATTGCCGATACCCGTCTACGTTCCAGATCAACATTCCGGCAAATTCGCTATGTGCAGCACTCGACCTCAGGAGATGGCTCTTCTGCTCGGGCTGCACTTTTTCGCGTTTGCACCCCAGCGGCATAGCGCCCGTGTTGCGCAGCCGCATGTCCAAGTTCCCTAATTGACTGAGAAAAAAGAGAAAGAGAAGAGGACGCACAATGAAACAGGACGTCACAGTAGAGCTTGCTGGCGGCAAGCAGATCAAATTTGAAACAGGCCGCATGGCCAAGCAGGCATCAGGCGCCGCACTTACTTCCAGCGGCGATAACGTGATTCTCGCCACAGCAGTGGCCTCGCCTGACCCGAAAGAAGGCATCGACTTCTTCCCGCTTACGGTTGAGTATCGCGAGTTTACGTATGCCGGTGGTCGCATTCCCGGTGGCTTCATCAAGCGCGAGGGCCGTCCTTCCGAGAAGGAGATTTTGACGAGCCGCCAGATCGATCGCCCGATTCGTCCTCTGTTCCCCGAGGCCTTCCGCAACGAGACGCAGGTTGTGGCGTTTGTGTATTCGGCTGATAAGGAAAATGACCCCGACGTTCTCGGTATCAATGGTGCAAGCTGCGCGTTGGCTCTGAGCGATATTCCGTTCCACGGTCCCGTGGGCGCGGTGCGTGTTGGTCATATCGAGGGTGCATACATTGTCAACCCGACGTATGCGGAGCGCGCGAAGAGCACCTTGAATATCATGGTCGTTGGCACGAAGGACGGCATCGTGATGGTTGAGTCGGGCGCGAAGGAGACCTCGGAAGAGAGTGTCGTCGGCGCGATCGAGTTTGCACACGAAGAAATCAAAAAGATCTGCGCTGCGATTGAGGATCTCGTGAGCCGCGCTGGTAAGACGAAGCGCACGATTACTGCGGTCGAGATTGATCACGAGTACCTGAATGCGCTGACCGCAAAGGTTGGCGATCGCCTGAAGGATGCTCTCGATACGCAGAAGCATCCCAAGTTCGACAGCTATGCTTTGGTCAAGACGATCAAGGATGAGTTGAAGAAGGATCTGCCCGAGGGTGATGCTGCTGCCGGCAAGAAGCTCAGCAAGTACTACGAACTGCTTCGCGAGAATATCTTCCGCGACCAGGTGTTGAATGACCGCATCCGACCGGATCATCGTGCATTCGACCAGATTCGTGAGGTCACCGTTGAGGTAGGCGTTCTTCCCCGTGTTCACGGTTCGGCGTTGTTTCAGCGTGGCGAGACGCAGGCTTTGGTTACCGCAACACTGGGCACGACAGACGATGCACAGCGGCTTGAGAGCTACGAGGGCGAGCAGAAGCGTCGCTTCATGCTGCACTACAACTTCCCGCCGTTCTCGGTCGGCGAAGTCGGTCGAATGACTGGTGTTGGGCGCCGCGAGATCGGTCATGGCGCGCTTGCGTTCCGTGCGATCGAAGCGGTGCTACCGGGTGAGGACGAGAGCCCGTACACGCTGCGCGTTGTCTCGGACATTCTTGAGTCGAATGGTTCTTCGTCGATGGCGACTGTCTGCGGTGCGTCGCTGGCGTTGATGCAGGCTGGCATTCCGCTCAAGGGTTCCGTTGCCGGTGTGGCGATGGGCCTGGTGAAGGAAGGCGACAAGTATGCCATCCTGACGGACATTGCCGGTGCGGAAGATCACTATGGCGATATGGACTTCAAGGTAGCCGGAACCCGCAAGGGCATCACGGCGCTGCAGATGGACATCAAGATCATGGGCATTACGCCGCAGATCATGCGTGAGGCGCTTGAGCAGGCTCGCATCAATCGCCTCTCACTGCTGGACACCATGGACGCGACGATCTCCGGCGCGAACGAAGAGAAGTCGCAGTTTGCTCCGCGCATCCATACGATCCAGATTCCTACGGATAAGATCCGCGATCTGATCGGACCCGGCGGCAAGGTAATCCGCGGCATCATCGACGCTACCGGCGTCAAGATCGATGTCGACGATACGGGCCGCGTGAATGTGGCTTCGAGCGATGCCGATGGTCTGGCGCGTGCGATCCAGATGATCAGCGACCTGACGGCTGTTCCCGAGATCGGCAAGACCTATCTCGGTAAGGTCGTACGGATCGCCGAGTTTGGTGCATTCGTAGAGATCTTCCCCGGAACCGATGGTCTCCTCCATGTCTCAGAGATTGCAGAGCATCGCGTCAAAGAGGTCAAGGATGAGCTTCGTGAGGGCGACCAGATCCTCGTCAAGGTTCTTTCTATGGAAGGTAATCGCATCAAACTCTCGCGCAAGGCGGTTCTCAAGGAACAGCGTGCGAAGCTTGGTCTGCCGGAACCGGGTGCTGACGGTCAGAACATCGCCGCAAGCGCTCCTCAGGGTGACTTCGCTGCGGGTGATGATGCAGTCGGCAACGATGACGACTTCGATGACGAGGACGGTGATGATGGCGACGAGGGTGTCGACGAGCCGAACTTCAACCGTGCGGATGGCGCTCCGGCAGCTGCACCGGGAACGCCTGGCGCGCCGGGTGCTCGTCCAGAAGGGCAGCGTCGTCCAGGTGGACGTCGTCGCCGTGGTGGTCGTCGTCCGGGTACAGGTTCAGGCGGCGGCAGCGCACCCCAGGGTGGCGGCGCTCCTCGCAGCTAACTTCCTACCAGTAACGAATGAGGGCCGCGTGCAGACGCGGCCCTCATTCGTTTGGACGGATAGTTTGTATCAGGCTTCGAGCTTGTACTTTGTTTCGGCGAGCCGGTAGAGCGGGCGCCAGACGAGGCGGTTGACGGTGACGACCATCAGGGCCATGACGATGGTGGCAAGAAGCAGGATTTGGAATTGGCCCTTGTCGCTGGCAG
Coding sequences:
- a CDS encoding dienelactone hydrolase family protein is translated as MGSFTTLKAADGHEFQAYVAMPEGAAIGGLVVVQEIFGVNQSIRDVADAYAKDGFVAVAPAIFDRYERNVELGYGDGDMQKAFGLYAKLNMDTVLLDVAAAFDEAKAKSGKDVGVTGYCYGGLTSWMSATQGETVKIKPACAVGFYPGGVGSVATQEPSCPVMLHFGGADSHIGSDQIEAVRTAHPEVEIFVYDGAEHGFANHMRPSYKPDAAALARDRTLAFFKTHLA
- the pnp gene encoding polyribonucleotide nucleotidyltransferase, with the protein product MKQDVTVELAGGKQIKFETGRMAKQASGAALTSSGDNVILATAVASPDPKEGIDFFPLTVEYREFTYAGGRIPGGFIKREGRPSEKEILTSRQIDRPIRPLFPEAFRNETQVVAFVYSADKENDPDVLGINGASCALALSDIPFHGPVGAVRVGHIEGAYIVNPTYAERAKSTLNIMVVGTKDGIVMVESGAKETSEESVVGAIEFAHEEIKKICAAIEDLVSRAGKTKRTITAVEIDHEYLNALTAKVGDRLKDALDTQKHPKFDSYALVKTIKDELKKDLPEGDAAAGKKLSKYYELLRENIFRDQVLNDRIRPDHRAFDQIREVTVEVGVLPRVHGSALFQRGETQALVTATLGTTDDAQRLESYEGEQKRRFMLHYNFPPFSVGEVGRMTGVGRREIGHGALAFRAIEAVLPGEDESPYTLRVVSDILESNGSSSMATVCGASLALMQAGIPLKGSVAGVAMGLVKEGDKYAILTDIAGAEDHYGDMDFKVAGTRKGITALQMDIKIMGITPQIMREALEQARINRLSLLDTMDATISGANEEKSQFAPRIHTIQIPTDKIRDLIGPGGKVIRGIIDATGVKIDVDDTGRVNVASSDADGLARAIQMISDLTAVPEIGKTYLGKVVRIAEFGAFVEIFPGTDGLLHVSEIAEHRVKEVKDELREGDQILVKVLSMEGNRIKLSRKAVLKEQRAKLGLPEPGADGQNIAASAPQGDFAAGDDAVGNDDDFDDEDGDDGDEGVDEPNFNRADGAPAAAPGTPGAPGARPEGQRRPGGRRRRGGRRPGTGSGGGSAPQGGGAPRS
- the rpsO gene encoding 30S ribosomal protein S15, with product MLASAKKTDIIEKFRTHDSDTGSPEVQIAILTERITELTEHFKTHKKDHGSRRGLLMLVSKRRRLLDYLKKIDSDRYRDVIGKLGIRK
- a CDS encoding flagellin N-terminal helical domain-containing protein, which codes for MRVDPNYLTKLSSQLDQSTNVEAQLTAELSSGLRVTSLSTDPVAVAQSTILNSAISQQDTYVQVASGESSRLQATDSALGEVVTQLTSAVTLATAGANSIQNASGQTATLAQLTGIRDSILSLANTSYSGTYLFAGSQGTTKPFSIDTSTVPATTTYAGDAVAQSVVTPTGQSIQVNLPGSAVFTSVLNTLNQLIGDFSGSNVSTAVAADSASVTAALGLVTDQRSVIDNSLSRLQATSTYIQTQTATATIAQSSLVSANPADIATQLSASETQNQALMSVISSLGKTDLFDYTH
- the flgK gene encoding flagellar hook-associated protein FlgK, encoding MGTLTSLMSLASNALQAEQSALNVTSNNVANQNTVGYTREVVNFQSQDTITINGASYGDGVSIGTGATSVRDRILEQRVQQQTQVEAQSSAVASALTAVQSVFQLTATASSAAATTLGSAIDSFYNSFTALSANPSDPATRQSVLSAASALSNAFNAASTQLSSTSNSLNAEVTATVGQVNSLTTNIASLNQQISLLGSSSDAGVLEDQRQSSIAQLSGLIGLDQITTEQNGITLTTSSGEVLVSGNQSYALQTSQVAGQTQVAAGPSAVDVTASITGGSLGGVLQARSQLSTFSSSLDALAYAVGTQVNTQNAAGLDGSGNAGGAIFTLSATSAGAAGSISLATSNPNGIAAAAVGQGATGNGNAVALAALATGTSVSGQTPSASFASFLAQIGTAVSAATSDNAVQQASLTQLTSLRDSVSSVSLNQEASNLTQYQRSYEAAAKVFSIVDELLADALNLGVSTAVS